ACGCTGCATTCCCGCAAGACCGATCGCGAGGGCGACAAGTTTGCTGCCGTTTCGGCGGAATATGAAATGCCGCTGACAAGCCACCTTGCGTTCGGCCTGCGCGGTTATCCGTTGTTTGTGTACGAACCGCACCGCACCTCCGACGACACCATCTATGGGGTGGCGGGCGGAGTGACGACCCGGTACTACTTCAAAGAGAACACCCACAAGGGATGGTTTGCCGAAGGCGGCGGCAGCCTCCTGTGGCACTCGCGGCATTTTCGAGAGAACGGCTCGCGGGTGAACTTCATGCTCGAGGGCGGACTGGGCTACCAGTTCGAACGCGATTGGCACGCGACATTCAAGTTCAGCCACATCTCGAATGCCGGCATGCACCACGACAACGCGGGCGTCAACGCCCTCGGCCTCGGCGTCGGATATACCTTCTAGTTCGGTATGACCGCCGAATGCCCCCAATAACACCACCTGGCGCGGCCTTCGCTGTGGCGGGGTCCGGAGCGCGCTACTTGAGTGACCTCTCCGACATGTTTCGGGCCTTCAGCCCTCTTTCTTGTCTTGAATCCCCCCCCCTGGCCCTTCAGGCCAGGCTGGTATGTGACGCGCCTTCGGCGCTCCGGAGACCTCTCCGCTGTGGTGCGGTCTCCTGACCGCGCCACCCCCACGACCGCAAGGTCTCCACGTCGAGTGATGCAGGCCACGCCGCAAAACACTACTTTTCGCGCGCGGAATCGCGGCGTAGCACGTCCACGACCTGCTGGAACGTTTGCCGGTTACGTTCGTCAAGGTCTATAAGCGCTTCGTGGGCTTCGAGGAGACGCCGTGCTTTACCCGGGTCCGCGTAGTCCGTGGGAGTAGGCGCTTCGTGCAGTTCCGCGCTGGTTGCTTCGTGGGTTTCAACGATATCGAACGCCTTTGCGAACCCCATGCTCTGGATGACCGCGTTGATGTCGGCGTTACTCGATACAAGGATGGGCTTGCCGGCGCCGCGGCGCCATGTTTCCCGGGCAATTCTGGCGATGAGCCCCAGGTTTGTGCTGTCGATAAAGACGGTCTCCGTCAAATCGATGATGAATTCAGGAGATTCCTCGACCTTGAGAAACTCGCTGATAATCGCCTCGACAACGGAGCTGACGGTATGCCGGACCTCGCCGACCAGTCTCAGGACGCACCGGCGGCCCAAGTGTGCGTAGCAAATCCTAGCTTCCATGGTGCGCTGCCTCCTTCTTGACTGTCAGCACCGTCACATCGTCCGGAGGGTCGGCGTTGGTTTTCACCACTGACATGAAGCGCTGGATGCTGGCGCCGCTTCCCAGGGATTGGAGGAAGCCCAGCTTCTGGTCGAGGCTTTCCTGGGGCAGGATGTCGAGCACGCCGTCCGAAAACACCGTGAGCAAAAAGGCCGAAGGGAGGCGCTTCTCGAAAGTCTCATAGACGGCAAAGGGAAACAGCCCGACGGCCGTCCCGGATTCTTGCAGGAGTTCGAAGCCATGGCCGGACCACAAAAACGGCGAGGGGAATTGCCCTCCGTTGGCGAACCGGAGCACGTTTCGAGAGATTGTCAGCACGCCATAGAACATGGTCACGTGTTTTTCGAGGTCTTCGTCAAGCAAGGCCGCATTGAGACGCTCGAGAACGATGCCCGGGTTCAGAACAGCATTATCGGCGCCGTTCAGATAACGCTCCTGATACTTGCGAAAGAAGGTCTTGAGGATGACGGTCACCAAGGCCGAAGAAACGCCGTGGCCCGACACGTCGGCGCTGTAGAACCCGATATGGTCGCCGTCGAGCGCAAAGTAGTCCACGAAATCGCCGCTGAGTTCCATCGAGGATATCAGTTCGCGCGAGATCGTGTAGGGGCCGAACACGCACTGCTCGGGGGGCAGCAGTCTCATCTGGACTTTCTTCCCCGCTCTCTCGTCTTCCTTAATCTTACGCAGATTCTCCTCGAGCTGGCGGTGGTAGCGCTCGTTCTGGCGGCGCAACTCCGCCCGTTCAAGGACGTTGTCGATGGTGTGGCGCAACACGCTCATCGGGCTGACGGGTTTGGTTACGTAGTCCCAGGCGCCCTTCCGTTGCGCCTCGATGGCATCGTTGATGACGTCCGCGCCGGAAACGACGACCAGGGGCGTCTCGGGTGCCCGGGCGCTGAGGGCCTCGAGCACGGCGAATCCGTCCATGCCGGGCATGCGGAGGTCAACCAGCACCAAATCAGGATGTTCCCGTTCAAATACCGCAATGCCTTCCGCGCCGTTCCCTGCTTCATACACCCCGAATCCGCACTTTTTAAGGTATACAACCAGCGTTCGGCGCACCATCGGGTCGTCATCTATGGTGAGGATGGATATGCCCGTATCAGTGGCCACGGCCGTATGCTCCTCCACGGGCCCGCGCCAAGGGGCCCCTCTGTCTCGGTTGCCGTTTGCGGCCGCACTCTTCGAAAACCGCCTGCGGGGGCGCCACGCCGTTCAACGCCCCATTGCAGCCCGGCTTTCAGTATACCGTTTTGAGGAGATTTGCGCAGGTCTTGATTCTGTGACCTCTGATGCGGGCACGAGACGTGCCTGTGCGCGCTGGAGATGACCTTCGGACACCGTGATCGCGCCTGCCGCGGCGCTGTGGTATAGTTGCCGGGACTGTCCAGCGGGGTAGCTCAACGATTCGGAGGAAGCGGTATCATGCGGAACGGATGGCTCGTCCTGGCGATTACGGCGGCATGTGTCACGCGCGTTGCGGCGGAAGAAACCGCCGGGATCGCCGCCCCGGGCGCGGCACTCGAGAAACTCTCGGGCGAGTTCGAGTTTACCGAGGGCCCGGCCGCGGACCCCGCGGGCAACGTCTATTTCACCGACCAGCCGAACGACCGCATCATGAAATGGAGCGTCGACGGCGCGTTGACCGCCTTCATGCAGCCCTCGGGACGCGCCAACGGCCTGTGCTTCGACAAGGAAGGGTTTTTGTGGGCGTGCGCGGACGAGAAAAACCAGCTCTGGCGGATTAGTCCCGAAAAAAAGGTTGAGGTGCTCATCGACAAGCACGAGGGCAAGCTCCTGAACGGTCCCAACGACCTCTGGCTTCGGCCGGACGGCGGCGCGTATTTCACTGACCCCTTCTACAAGCGCTCGTACTGGGACCGCGAGACCATGGAACAGCCGTGCCAGGGCGTGTATTTCCTTGCGCCGGACCGCAAGACCGTCACCCGCGTGATTGACGACCTTGAGCAACCCAACGGCATCATCGGCACGCCCGACGGAAAAACCCTTTACGTGACAGACATCCACGCCAAGAAAACCTATGCCTACGCGATCCAAGAGGACGGCAGCCTTGCGGCCAAAACCCTCTTCTGCGAAATGGGCTCCGACGGAATGACCATCGACAACAAAGGCAACGTGTACCTGACCGGAAAAGGCGTGTTCGTTTTTGACAAGGCCGGCAAACAGATCGATCATATCGCCGTTGATGAGCCGTGGACCGCGAACGTGAGTTTCGGCGGCACGAACATGGAATACTTATTCATCACGGCCAGCAAGGGCTTGTACCGGCTCCAGACTCGTGTAAAGGGCGTCGGAAGCCAGTAATCACGGGGTTTATGCCCTATTCGAGCGAGTGCGTTCTGCCAGACCGGATAGCGGAGAAACTCGCCCGGAAGGGGGCCGCGCGCTGCAGTCCGCCGGGCATGTAGCGCCAGGCCCGGCGCCGGACGGGGTTAACGTGGACAAGACGGGCGCGAGGTGAACATGAAGAAAAACAGTGGTGTCAATCGCAGGGACTTCTTGAAAAACGCCGGAACAGCCGCGGCAATGATGGCGGCCGCTCCGTCGATCACCGGGGCGGCGGAACCGGCCGCGGACCCCGTGCGGCTCGCCCATATCGGCACGGGCGTGCGCGGCTGGGACCTCATCAAGTACACGGGGGCTCACAAAGGCGCGAAAGTGATGGCCGTATGCGACGTATACAAGCCGCATCTCCAGCGCGGGCTTGAAGCAAGCAACAATCCCGGCGTCAAGGCCATCACCGATTATCACGACGTGCTCGCCGACCCCAACATCGAGGCGGTGGTCATCGCCACTCCCGACCACTGGCACGAGCAGATGCTTATCGACGCCGTAAACGCCGGCAAGGACGTGTATTGCGAGAAAGGCTGGACCACCTCGATCGCCGCCGCGAAACGGATGCGCGAGGCGGTCAAGAAGCAGGGGGCCATCATGCAGCTGGGCCACCAGGGCCGGCAATGGCCCGCCGCGGCCGCGGGCGGAGACCTCATCCGCGCGGACCGCATCGGCCCCCTCACGTTCGTCAAAGTGGGCCGCTATTTCAACGCTTCCCCCGACCGGCCGGTGTGGCGCTGGTACGGCAACTATACATGGTACGACCACCCCGACCCCAAACAAGTGCTCGCGGACCTGGACTGGGCAAAATGGCTGGGGCCCGCGCCGGCTATCGATTTCAACGAGCGGCATTTCTGGCATTGGCGCTGCTACTGGCAGTACGGCACCGGCCAGGCCGGCGACCTCCTCTCGCACGAGATGGACTACGTGCAGACGGTCCTGGGCTGGGGCATCCCCGATACCTGCGCCTGCGCGGGGCTGAACGCGTTCTGGAAAGACGACCGCGAAACCCCCGACACCTGGCTCGCAACGTACCAGTTCGAGAGCCATGACTGCACGGCCATCTTCGAGGGCATCATGAACTCGAACCGCATGCAGACCCCCGAATTCGTCGGGCGCCAGGGCCGGATCATCTACAACGGGATCGGCCAGGACGCCAGCCGCTACGAACTGTACCCAGACGTGCCCGCGTGGCGCATGGGCGAAGCTCCCCCTGAGCCCGCCGAACGATTCGACCCGGTCGCCGCGCCGCCGCAACCCACGCACATGGAGGACTTCTTCAACGCCGTGCGGACGCGGAAACCCCCGCGCTGTAACGAGGACGAGGCTTTTATTGAGGCGGCGACCCTCTTGATGAGCGTCGAATCGTACAAACAGAAGCGCCAGGTCCGGTGGGACAGGGAGCGCGAAGAAATCGTGTAGCTGGCGGCGGGCGCGTTGCGCTGGTACGCCGTTACCGCCGTTCGAGTTTCCAGACGTCGCTCTGCATGTTGTTTCCGGCGACTACCCAGAGTGCGCCCTTATACACGAAGATGCTCGAGGCATGTCTCGGCGCCCATGGC
This genomic interval from Candidatus Hydrogenedentota bacterium contains the following:
- a CDS encoding SMP-30/gluconolactonase/LRE family protein, translating into MRNGWLVLAITAACVTRVAAEETAGIAAPGAALEKLSGEFEFTEGPAADPAGNVYFTDQPNDRIMKWSVDGALTAFMQPSGRANGLCFDKEGFLWACADEKNQLWRISPEKKVEVLIDKHEGKLLNGPNDLWLRPDGGAYFTDPFYKRSYWDRETMEQPCQGVYFLAPDRKTVTRVIDDLEQPNGIIGTPDGKTLYVTDIHAKKTYAYAIQEDGSLAAKTLFCEMGSDGMTIDNKGNVYLTGKGVFVFDKAGKQIDHIAVDEPWTANVSFGGTNMEYLFITASKGLYRLQTRVKGVGSQ
- a CDS encoding acyloxyacyl hydrolase — encoded protein: MVSSLALLLAGMDNMAAAEGIDFREAFRDGRWRVEAQGFATLHSRKTDREGDKFAAVSAEYEMPLTSHLAFGLRGYPLFVYEPHRTSDDTIYGVAGGVTTRYYFKENTHKGWFAEGGGSLLWHSRHFRENGSRVNFMLEGGLGYQFERDWHATFKFSHISNAGMHHDNAGVNALGLGVGYTF
- a CDS encoding SpoIIE family protein phosphatase, producing the protein MATDTGISILTIDDDPMVRRTLVVYLKKCGFGVYEAGNGAEGIAVFEREHPDLVLVDLRMPGMDGFAVLEALSARAPETPLVVVSGADVINDAIEAQRKGAWDYVTKPVSPMSVLRHTIDNVLERAELRRQNERYHRQLEENLRKIKEDERAGKKVQMRLLPPEQCVFGPYTISRELISSMELSGDFVDYFALDGDHIGFYSADVSGHGVSSALVTVILKTFFRKYQERYLNGADNAVLNPGIVLERLNAALLDEDLEKHVTMFYGVLTISRNVLRFANGGQFPSPFLWSGHGFELLQESGTAVGLFPFAVYETFEKRLPSAFLLTVFSDGVLDILPQESLDQKLGFLQSLGSGASIQRFMSVVKTNADPPDDVTVLTVKKEAAHHGS
- a CDS encoding Gfo/Idh/MocA family oxidoreductase → MKKNSGVNRRDFLKNAGTAAAMMAAAPSITGAAEPAADPVRLAHIGTGVRGWDLIKYTGAHKGAKVMAVCDVYKPHLQRGLEASNNPGVKAITDYHDVLADPNIEAVVIATPDHWHEQMLIDAVNAGKDVYCEKGWTTSIAAAKRMREAVKKQGAIMQLGHQGRQWPAAAAGGDLIRADRIGPLTFVKVGRYFNASPDRPVWRWYGNYTWYDHPDPKQVLADLDWAKWLGPAPAIDFNERHFWHWRCYWQYGTGQAGDLLSHEMDYVQTVLGWGIPDTCACAGLNAFWKDDRETPDTWLATYQFESHDCTAIFEGIMNSNRMQTPEFVGRQGRIIYNGIGQDASRYELYPDVPAWRMGEAPPEPAERFDPVAAPPQPTHMEDFFNAVRTRKPPRCNEDEAFIEAATLLMSVESYKQKRQVRWDREREEIV
- a CDS encoding STAS domain-containing protein gives rise to the protein MEARICYAHLGRRCVLRLVGEVRHTVSSVVEAIISEFLKVEESPEFIIDLTETVFIDSTNLGLIARIARETWRRGAGKPILVSSNADINAVIQSMGFAKAFDIVETHEATSAELHEAPTPTDYADPGKARRLLEAHEALIDLDERNRQTFQQVVDVLRRDSAREK